A window from Moritella yayanosii encodes these proteins:
- the mrdA gene encoding penicillin-binding protein 2 translates to MARKRIALRDHSAEAALFSRRIMVSFIFVLCVLGLLLSNLYYLQVDSYQAYKTRSNENRIKLVPIAPNRGLIYDRNGILLAENKPVFSLDMVPEKITDIDATIVKLTSLLSLTEDNIDDFQTRLKRQRRFKRVSILTNLSESQVALFSVQRHNYPGISVNARLKRYYPFGDALTHALGYVARINRNDLNRLAKKGLRATYAATHDIGKQGIERYYENTLHGEPGFKEVEVNNRGKIIRTLKITQPVPGNDLYLNIDIRLQLKAQQELAGRRGAIVLLAPKTGEVLAMVSSPSYDPNLFVHGISSKDYNRLLQSKDHPLINRATQGRYPPASTIKPQLAILALEDGAITPNTLINDPGWFQIPNTKRRFRDWNRWGRGKINVYTAIARSSDTFFYNLAYNVGIDKIHNFMTKFGFGEYTGIDVKEETNAILPSREWKRARYNQPWYQGDTISVGIGQGYWSATPIQLAKATGIVASRGLRPVPQLVRDIKYTNGDQFSPVVALPPLKLKDPANWQVAKDGMLGVVTKTGTAHRAFANTTYTVAGKSGTAQLYQLGEEKYDASKIRERLRDNAMFVAYAPFEEPEISATIILENAGGGSSQAAPSARRLFDVYFENKKEN, encoded by the coding sequence GTGGCAAGGAAGCGTATAGCCTTACGAGACCATTCTGCGGAAGCAGCATTATTTAGTCGTCGCATCATGGTCTCATTTATTTTTGTCCTCTGTGTACTTGGCTTGTTATTGAGTAATCTTTATTACTTACAAGTCGATTCATACCAAGCTTACAAAACCCGTTCTAACGAAAACCGTATCAAGTTAGTGCCTATCGCACCCAATCGTGGGCTTATCTATGATCGCAACGGTATACTTTTAGCGGAAAATAAGCCCGTTTTCAGCTTAGATATGGTACCGGAAAAAATTACCGATATTGACGCCACCATCGTCAAATTAACCAGCTTATTAAGCCTAACTGAAGATAACATTGACGATTTTCAGACTCGCTTAAAACGCCAACGTCGCTTTAAGCGAGTCTCCATATTAACTAATTTATCCGAATCTCAAGTGGCTCTCTTTTCAGTTCAACGGCATAACTATCCCGGTATTTCCGTCAATGCTCGATTAAAACGTTATTATCCGTTTGGTGATGCGCTTACGCATGCACTCGGCTATGTAGCCAGAATTAACCGAAATGATCTTAACCGCTTAGCCAAAAAAGGTTTACGTGCAACGTATGCGGCGACCCATGATATCGGTAAACAGGGCATCGAACGCTATTATGAAAATACGTTACATGGCGAGCCTGGATTTAAAGAAGTAGAAGTCAATAATCGCGGTAAGATCATCCGCACACTGAAAATAACACAGCCCGTACCAGGTAATGATCTGTATTTAAATATCGATATTCGTTTGCAACTTAAGGCACAACAAGAGCTAGCCGGTCGCCGTGGGGCGATAGTCTTACTCGCCCCCAAAACAGGTGAAGTATTAGCAATGGTCTCTAGCCCGAGTTATGATCCTAACTTATTTGTACACGGTATTAGCAGTAAAGATTATAATCGCCTATTACAGTCAAAAGATCACCCTTTGATCAACCGAGCAACACAAGGACGCTATCCGCCCGCATCAACAATAAAACCACAATTAGCTATCTTGGCCTTAGAAGACGGTGCAATCACACCAAATACCCTTATCAATGATCCTGGTTGGTTCCAGATCCCAAATACTAAACGGCGCTTCCGAGACTGGAATCGTTGGGGGCGTGGTAAGATTAATGTGTATACCGCCATCGCACGATCGTCAGATACCTTCTTTTATAATCTCGCTTATAATGTCGGCATTGATAAGATTCACAATTTTATGACCAAGTTTGGCTTTGGTGAATATACCGGTATTGATGTTAAAGAAGAAACCAATGCTATCTTGCCATCTCGAGAATGGAAACGTGCACGTTACAACCAACCTTGGTATCAGGGTGATACTATTTCAGTGGGTATTGGTCAGGGCTACTGGTCTGCGACACCAATCCAACTTGCGAAAGCGACAGGTATTGTGGCAAGCCGAGGGCTACGCCCTGTGCCACAGCTTGTTCGGGATATAAAATATACCAATGGTGATCAATTTTCACCCGTCGTGGCATTACCACCGCTGAAACTCAAAGATCCCGCGAACTGGCAAGTAGCTAAAGACGGTATGCTCGGTGTTGTAACCAAAACAGGTACTGCACATCGCGCGTTTGCTAACACCACCTACACCGTCGCAGGTAAATCAGGTACTGCACAGCTTTACCAGCTCGGTGAAGAAAAATACGATGCCAGTAAGATCCGCGAGCGATTACGTGATAACGCCATGTTTGTGGCTTATGCACCGTTTGAAGAACCGGAAATATCAGCGACTATCATTCTAGAAAATGCTGGTGGTGGTAGCTCACAAGCGGCCCCATCAGCACGCCGTTTATTTGATGTCTACTTTGAAAATAAAAAGGAAAATTAA
- the rodA gene encoding rod shape-determining protein RodA has translation MPNRRHNQSVWYKLHIDFPLLFGLLSLMGVSLVVLYSAGGSDIALMERHVVRMFLALAVMLALAQIPPSTYRRWAFPIFVMGTILLIAVLLFGHVGKGAQRWIDLGFTKFQPSEIMKVVMPLAVAHYMSDQTIPPNFRTIITALIMVLIPTLLIAKQPDLGTSLLVAISGIFVIFLAGMSWRLVMIAFGMLAGFAPVLWFFLMHPYQKQRVLTFLNPETDPLGSGYHIIQSKIAIGSGGFWGKGWLSGTQSQLDFLPERHTDFIFAVFSEEFGLFGVILLLSLYLFVICRGLMIAMQGQRVFERLIAGSITMTFFIYLFVNIGMVSGLLPVVGVPLPLISYGGTSMVTLMAGFGILMSVRTHRRLS, from the coding sequence ATGCCAAATCGTCGTCATAATCAGAGTGTTTGGTATAAATTACATATCGATTTCCCATTATTATTTGGCCTGCTAAGTCTGATGGGGGTGAGCCTTGTCGTGCTTTATAGCGCAGGTGGATCGGACATCGCACTAATGGAAAGACACGTCGTGCGTATGTTTCTTGCGTTAGCGGTAATGCTTGCGCTAGCACAAATACCACCTTCCACTTACCGACGCTGGGCATTTCCCATCTTTGTTATGGGGACCATTTTATTAATCGCGGTATTGCTATTTGGCCATGTTGGCAAAGGTGCGCAGCGCTGGATTGATCTTGGTTTTACCAAGTTCCAACCATCTGAAATAATGAAAGTAGTCATGCCATTAGCCGTGGCGCATTACATGAGTGACCAAACTATACCTCCGAATTTCAGAACCATCATAACCGCGTTAATCATGGTCTTGATCCCGACATTACTGATCGCCAAACAGCCTGATCTGGGCACTTCATTACTCGTTGCGATTTCAGGTATTTTTGTTATTTTCTTAGCCGGTATGTCATGGCGATTAGTGATGATTGCTTTTGGGATGCTGGCAGGTTTTGCGCCTGTTCTGTGGTTCTTCTTAATGCACCCTTATCAAAAACAACGGGTATTAACCTTCCTCAACCCAGAAACCGATCCATTGGGTTCTGGTTACCATATTATTCAATCTAAGATTGCCATTGGTTCCGGAGGTTTTTGGGGCAAAGGCTGGTTATCAGGCACCCAGTCACAACTGGATTTTTTGCCTGAGCGTCACACAGATTTTATTTTTGCAGTATTTAGTGAAGAATTCGGTTTATTCGGTGTGATCTTACTACTGTCACTTTATTTATTTGTGATCTGCCGCGGTTTAATGATTGCGATGCAAGGCCAACGAGTATTTGAACGCCTCATTGCGGGTAGTATCACCATGACATTCTTCATTTATTTGTTCGTAAATATCGGCATGGTCAGCGGATTATTACCGGTAGTGGGCGTACCACTGCCTTTAATTAGCTATGGAGGCACTTCGATGGTGACATTGATGGCTGGATTTGGCATTCTAATGTCTGTAAGAACACACCGTCGCTTAAGTTGA
- the mltB gene encoding lytic murein transglycosylase B, whose translation MLGKRVLLLLGLAVFQANSAELSNEHKTWVEELSTKYDISEQVLTDAIGQAKFDENVLTKIQTPWEKKPWYKYAPIFITESRINKGVEYWQQYEATFAKAEAEYGVPAQVIVAIMGVETFYGKYKGNISVLDSLYTLGFNYPSRGKFFRQEFAQYIKLSEQQGWKLTETQGSYAGAMGLGQFISSSYSYYGVDFSGDGKVDMINDPVDAIGSIANYFSKHKWTTGASVAYPVKADSEKIAELLSSSLKITHTWADLTAAGVVLKESDERVPAITIEDSSPAKLLKLQQLDSDEYWVYLDNFYTITRYNHSPLYAMAVFQLSEKIKQAKHAQ comes from the coding sequence ATGCTAGGTAAAAGAGTATTATTGCTGCTAGGTTTAGCAGTGTTTCAAGCTAATAGTGCTGAGTTAAGCAATGAGCATAAGACTTGGGTTGAAGAGTTAAGTACCAAATATGACATCTCAGAACAAGTACTGACCGATGCCATCGGCCAAGCAAAGTTCGATGAAAACGTCTTAACCAAGATCCAGACACCCTGGGAAAAAAAACCTTGGTATAAATACGCGCCAATCTTTATTACCGAAAGTCGTATTAACAAAGGTGTCGAGTACTGGCAGCAATACGAAGCTACCTTTGCTAAAGCCGAAGCAGAATATGGCGTCCCTGCCCAAGTTATCGTCGCCATTATGGGCGTGGAAACCTTCTATGGTAAATACAAAGGTAATATTTCGGTATTAGACTCTCTTTATACACTGGGTTTTAATTATCCATCCCGTGGTAAATTCTTTCGTCAAGAGTTCGCGCAATACATTAAATTAAGTGAACAACAAGGCTGGAAACTGACTGAAACACAAGGCTCATATGCGGGCGCGATGGGCTTAGGTCAATTTATCTCATCAAGTTACAGCTATTACGGCGTTGATTTTTCGGGTGATGGTAAAGTTGACATGATCAACGATCCTGTTGATGCGATCGGCAGTATTGCCAATTACTTTAGCAAGCATAAATGGACTACCGGTGCATCCGTTGCTTATCCAGTCAAAGCCGACAGTGAAAAAATAGCGGAATTACTGAGTTCATCATTAAAAATTACACATACATGGGCAGACTTAACCGCTGCAGGAGTGGTATTAAAAGAGTCTGATGAACGTGTACCAGCCATAACGATTGAAGACTCAAGCCCTGCGAAACTACTCAAACTACAACAACTTGATAGTGATGAATATTGGGTTTACCTCGATAACTTCTACACTATTACCCGTTACAACCACAGCCCATTATACGCAATGGCTGTATTCCAGTTAAGTGAAAAGATTAAACAAGCTAAACATGCGCAATAA
- a CDS encoding septal ring lytic transglycosylase RlpA family protein gives MRNKQRLTLLCISGLLAACSSSRYQYSDDHAPENIPQLDDIADAVPTPQTYSRYANRDYQVRGINYEVWRDIKILTQEGKASWYGNKFHGHKTSNGEIYDMFSMSAAHKNLPLPSFVKVTNLGNDKTVIVRVNDRGPFHSERIIDLSYAAAYKLDMLQSGTANVHVELIIPTADNSSLFTPKPQWFIQVLASSSEAKAQQIADSLRAQYSTENRLVISGKFHRVQLGPISNTEQAQELLTKVQQQYTNAYILKELSSKTVSNK, from the coding sequence ATGCGCAATAAACAGCGTTTAACTCTACTGTGTATCAGCGGCTTGTTGGCCGCATGTTCTTCATCCCGTTATCAGTACAGTGATGATCACGCACCAGAGAACATACCCCAACTTGATGATATTGCCGATGCGGTACCAACGCCGCAAACCTATAGTCGTTATGCCAACCGGGACTATCAGGTACGAGGCATTAATTATGAAGTATGGCGAGATATCAAAATCTTAACGCAAGAAGGTAAAGCATCTTGGTATGGTAATAAATTTCATGGTCACAAGACTTCAAACGGTGAAATTTATGACATGTTTTCGATGTCTGCAGCACACAAAAACTTACCACTACCGAGTTTTGTAAAAGTAACCAACCTAGGTAATGATAAAACCGTGATAGTGCGGGTTAATGATCGTGGACCGTTCCATTCCGAACGAATTATTGATTTGTCTTATGCTGCTGCGTATAAATTAGATATGTTGCAATCTGGCACGGCCAATGTACATGTCGAATTAATCATTCCAACTGCCGATAACAGCAGTTTATTTACCCCGAAACCACAGTGGTTTATTCAAGTATTAGCATCTAGTAGTGAAGCGAAAGCGCAACAGATTGCCGATAGTTTAAGGGCGCAATACAGCACCGAAAACCGCTTAGTCATCAGTGGTAAGTTTCATCGAGTACAGCTAGGGCCGATTTCAAATACTGAGCAAGCACAAGAATTATTAACTAAAGTTCAACAACAATATACAAATGCTTATATTTTGAAGGAACTTTCCAGTAAAACTGTATCTAATAAATAA
- a CDS encoding D-alanyl-D-alanine carboxypeptidase family protein, which translates to MANQFKKLILTSLAVASFSLSAAPSVIPDTPVVAAKAFILIDFDSGKVIAEKNADDLLKPASLTKMMTSYVIGQEIKSGNINLDDQVTISKNAWAKNFPDSSKMFIEVGKTVTVEKLNQGIIVQSGNDACVAMAEYIAGTEGAFAQLMNSWSKQLGMDATHFVNSHGLDTKDQYTTARDMAILGQALIRDVPEEYRIYSQKKFSYNGITQYNRNGLLWDKSMNVDGIKTGHTSGAGYNLVSSATKDNMRLVAVVLGTKSTDARKAESKKLLNFGFRFYETVTLHEANSSIVAERVWMGEQEQIELGLANKLTLTVPRGQAKNLTAYFEIQKELSAPIAKGDIVGKVFYKLNDEEIAQADLIALEDVELGSWFSRLIDYFKLLFVGWFG; encoded by the coding sequence GTGGCCAATCAATTTAAAAAACTTATCCTAACGAGCCTCGCAGTGGCGAGTTTCTCCTTAAGTGCAGCACCAAGTGTGATTCCAGATACACCCGTTGTGGCAGCTAAAGCATTCATATTAATTGATTTTGATTCAGGCAAAGTGATCGCAGAAAAAAATGCAGACGATTTATTAAAACCTGCCAGCCTAACTAAAATGATGACCAGTTATGTTATTGGCCAAGAAATAAAATCTGGTAATATCAACCTTGACGATCAAGTAACTATCAGTAAAAATGCATGGGCTAAAAACTTCCCAGATTCATCAAAGATGTTTATCGAAGTTGGCAAAACCGTCACCGTAGAAAAACTCAATCAAGGCATCATCGTTCAATCTGGTAATGATGCTTGCGTGGCGATGGCTGAGTATATTGCGGGCACAGAAGGTGCCTTTGCGCAGTTGATGAACTCATGGAGCAAACAGCTCGGTATGGATGCCACGCACTTTGTTAATAGCCACGGTTTAGATACCAAAGATCAATACACCACCGCGCGTGATATGGCGATATTAGGACAAGCACTTATCCGTGATGTACCTGAAGAGTACCGCATTTACTCGCAAAAGAAATTTAGCTATAACGGCATCACCCAATACAACCGTAATGGCTTATTGTGGGATAAAAGCATGAACGTTGACGGCATTAAAACCGGTCATACTTCAGGCGCAGGTTACAACCTCGTTTCTTCAGCAACAAAAGATAACATGCGTTTAGTTGCGGTGGTACTGGGTACTAAAAGTACGGATGCGCGTAAAGCAGAAAGTAAAAAACTGCTTAACTTCGGTTTCCGATTCTATGAAACAGTCACCCTGCATGAAGCCAATTCAAGCATAGTGGCAGAACGTGTATGGATGGGTGAGCAAGAGCAGATTGAACTGGGTTTAGCGAATAAATTAACGTTGACAGTACCACGTGGTCAAGCAAAAAACTTAACCGCTTATTTTGAGATCCAAAAAGAGCTAAGCGCACCTATCGCTAAAGGTGATATCGTCGGTAAAGTATTCTATAAACTTAACGATGAAGAGATTGCTCAAGCTGATTTGATCGCACTTGAAGACGTTGAATTAGGCAGTTGGTTTAGCAGATTAATTGATTATTTCAAATTATTATTTGTCGGTTGGTTTGGTTAA
- the ybeD gene encoding DUF493 family protein YbeD, which produces MSLNTKFDELLDFPCLLNFKVIGNTDPKLEDNIVAVAQKHVPGNYAPSSRKSSKGTYNSVSIKIKVQDKDQIEGLYIAFGAIPGVVHVL; this is translated from the coding sequence ATGTCTTTAAATACCAAATTCGACGAATTGCTTGATTTTCCTTGTCTACTTAACTTTAAAGTTATCGGCAATACCGATCCTAAACTCGAAGATAACATTGTTGCAGTGGCACAGAAGCATGTTCCAGGTAACTATGCCCCTAGCTCTAGAAAGAGCAGCAAAGGCACTTACAACTCTGTATCTATCAAAATTAAAGTCCAAGACAAAGATCAAATAGAAGGCTTATACATAGCGTTCGGTGCGATCCCAGGTGTGGTCCACGTTTTATAA
- the lipB gene encoding lipoyl(octanoyl) transferase LipB, producing MSEHSIIIRQLNRQPYSTVFDAMKSFTDNRDDNTEDELWFVEHDPVFTQGQAGKAEHIHATGDIPVVQADRGGQVTYHGPGQQVVYFLLDIKRRKLGVRDLVSHIENGIIATLAETDIEAYPRADAPGVYVADKKVASLGLRIRKGRSFHGLALNVNMDLSPFLRINPCGYAGMEMTQTSDLGGATSLEEIQPKLVEHLCSLLEYTQLTFKDGLTEP from the coding sequence TTGTCAGAACATAGCATTATAATTCGTCAACTTAATCGCCAACCTTACAGCACTGTATTTGACGCGATGAAGTCGTTTACTGATAACCGAGACGACAACACAGAAGATGAACTTTGGTTTGTTGAGCACGACCCGGTATTTACCCAAGGTCAAGCTGGTAAAGCTGAACATATACACGCCACAGGCGACATCCCCGTCGTTCAAGCCGATCGTGGTGGCCAAGTGACTTATCATGGCCCTGGTCAGCAAGTAGTGTACTTCTTACTCGATATCAAACGCCGTAAACTTGGCGTACGAGACCTTGTCAGCCACATCGAGAATGGTATTATTGCCACACTGGCAGAAACAGATATTGAAGCCTACCCTCGTGCAGATGCACCCGGTGTTTATGTTGCTGACAAAAAAGTTGCTTCATTAGGTTTAAGGATCAGAAAAGGCCGTTCGTTCCATGGTTTAGCGCTTAATGTAAACATGGACTTATCCCCTTTTTTGCGTATTAACCCTTGTGGTTATGCGGGTATGGAAATGACCCAAACAAGTGATCTGGGTGGTGCTACCAGCTTAGAAGAGATACAACCTAAGCTAGTCGAACACCTATGTTCCCTGCTAGAATACACCCAATTAACTTTCAAAGATGGATTAACAGAGCCATGA
- the lipA gene encoding lipoyl synthase, with product MSKTVRLEPGVKLRDADKMAKIPVKIIATENDEILRKPSWLKIRLPKSSARIQEIKAVMRENNLHSVCEEASCPNLTECFNHGTATFMIMGAICTRRCPFCDVAHGKPLPLVAEEPLKLAQTIAKMKLKYVVITSVDRDDLRDGGAQHFVDCIREIRLLNPEIKIEILVPDFKGRMDKALEIFKDTPPDVFNHNLETAPQHYKMARPGSDYQWSLRLLKRFKEMHPNVPTKSGLMMGLGETNEEIAEVIKDLAENGVTMLTLGQYLQPSRHHLPVKRYVHPDDFDALGALAKEVGFEHAACGPFVRSSYHADLQAQGKEVS from the coding sequence ATGAGTAAAACCGTTCGATTAGAGCCAGGCGTTAAACTTCGCGACGCCGATAAAATGGCTAAAATTCCAGTCAAAATTATTGCTACTGAGAATGATGAGATCCTGCGTAAGCCATCGTGGCTGAAGATCCGCCTACCGAAAAGCTCTGCTCGTATCCAAGAAATTAAAGCTGTGATGCGTGAAAACAACCTGCATTCAGTTTGTGAAGAAGCATCTTGTCCAAACCTTACTGAGTGCTTTAACCACGGTACTGCGACCTTTATGATCATGGGCGCAATCTGTACTCGTCGCTGCCCATTCTGCGATGTTGCTCATGGTAAACCATTACCACTTGTTGCCGAAGAACCGCTGAAATTAGCACAAACGATTGCCAAAATGAAGCTAAAATACGTGGTTATTACCTCTGTAGATCGTGATGATTTACGTGATGGTGGCGCACAACATTTTGTCGATTGTATCCGTGAGATCCGCTTACTTAACCCTGAAATAAAAATCGAAATTTTAGTTCCAGATTTCAAAGGCCGTATGGATAAAGCATTAGAAATCTTTAAAGATACTCCACCCGATGTATTTAACCACAACCTAGAAACTGCACCACAACATTACAAAATGGCGCGTCCTGGTTCTGATTATCAGTGGTCTTTACGTTTACTTAAACGCTTTAAAGAAATGCATCCAAACGTTCCAACTAAGTCAGGTCTAATGATGGGCTTGGGTGAAACCAACGAAGAGATTGCAGAAGTAATTAAAGATCTTGCTGAGAATGGCGTAACGATGTTGACACTAGGTCAATATTTACAACCTAGCCGTCATCACTTGCCAGTGAAACGCTACGTTCACCCAGACGACTTTGATGCACTTGGTGCACTTGCAAAAGAAGTTGGCTTTGAGCATGCTGCTTGCGGTCCATTCGTGCGTTCTTCATACCATGCAGACTTACAAGCACAAGGCAAAGAGGTTAGTTAA